One genomic segment of Amycolatopsis sp. Hca4 includes these proteins:
- a CDS encoding DUF305 domain-containing protein, whose translation MGGCATTTAGPAVPGPAAPAAVNPTDVAWLQLVVPMTENALAAARLAPEHAESPHVRSAAEACTGPLEQLLGRLRAVRDRAGLPAADVHSGHRMPGMVTAADLVALRSERGAGFDRRLVALLRAHAAQLVVLAGGEQANGADAETRELARVAGAEGARETELLG comes from the coding sequence ATGGGCGGATGCGCCACCACCACCGCCGGCCCCGCCGTCCCCGGGCCCGCCGCCCCCGCGGCCGTCAACCCGACCGACGTGGCCTGGCTGCAGCTGGTGGTGCCGATGACGGAGAACGCACTGGCCGCCGCCCGGCTGGCCCCGGAGCACGCCGAGAGCCCGCACGTCCGCTCGGCGGCCGAAGCCTGCACCGGGCCGCTGGAGCAGCTGCTGGGCCGCCTGCGAGCCGTCCGCGACCGGGCCGGGCTGCCGGCCGCCGATGTCCACAGTGGACACCGGATGCCGGGCATGGTCACCGCGGCCGACCTGGTGGCCCTGCGGAGCGAACGGGGTGCCGGGTTCGACCGGCGGCTGGTCGCGTTGCTGCGGGCGCACGCCGCCCAGCTCGTCGTGCTCGCCGGCGGCGAGCAGGCGAACGGTGCGGACGCGGAGACCCGCGAGCTGGCCCGGGTGGCCGGCGCCGAGGGCGCACGGGAAACCGAGCTGCTCGGGTGA
- a CDS encoding discoidin domain-containing protein, which yields MDRPSFVRAVRALVALLVLGLLAVPSPAHAATLLSQGKPATASSSEGAGTPASAAVDGDPGTRWASAWSDPQWLQVDLGAPAEISQVTLNWEAAYATAYEIQVSDDATTWRTAYSTTTATGGTQNLAVTGHGRYVRLYGTHRVGGYGYSLWEFQVGGAWTQDGPGTTRVTGTQGNWQLTVDGTPWTVKGLTWGPPTGEAAARMPELHAIGVNTVRTWGTDGTTLPLLDAAAANGIKVISGFWLQPGGGPGSGGCVDYTTDTNYQDSMLTEIRKWVTAYRAHRGVLLWNVGNESILGMQNCYSGTQLEQERIAYARFVDQAAQAIHAIDPNHPVTSTDAWTGAWPYYRAYAPNLDLYAVNSYAHVCQVKQDWLAGGYTKPYVITETGPAGEWEVPNDGNGVPAEPTDQQKRDGYTNAWNCVLAHPGVALGATLFHYGTEGDFGGVWFNITTGNEKRLSWYAVRRLYSGQTGGNTPPVIASMDLTRATGVPAGGTFTVTAAVSDPDGDPVTYTMGYNSKYLNNASGLIPAQFTGNGTFTVTAPQQPGVWKLYLYARDGHGNVGIETRSLRVL from the coding sequence GTGGACCGACCGTCGTTCGTCCGTGCCGTCCGGGCGCTGGTGGCCCTGCTGGTGCTGGGCCTGCTCGCCGTCCCGTCGCCGGCGCACGCCGCGACCCTGCTTTCGCAGGGCAAGCCCGCGACCGCGTCGAGCAGCGAGGGGGCCGGGACACCGGCGTCGGCGGCTGTGGACGGCGACCCCGGCACCCGCTGGGCGAGCGCCTGGAGCGACCCCCAGTGGCTGCAGGTCGACCTCGGCGCGCCGGCCGAGATCAGCCAGGTCACGCTGAACTGGGAAGCCGCCTACGCGACCGCCTACGAAATCCAGGTCTCCGACGACGCGACCACGTGGCGGACCGCCTACAGCACCACGACCGCGACCGGCGGGACGCAGAACCTCGCCGTCACCGGGCACGGCCGGTACGTCCGCCTCTACGGCACCCACCGCGTCGGCGGTTACGGGTATTCGCTGTGGGAGTTCCAGGTCGGCGGGGCCTGGACGCAGGACGGCCCCGGCACCACGCGGGTGACCGGCACGCAGGGGAACTGGCAGCTCACGGTCGACGGGACGCCGTGGACCGTCAAGGGCCTCACCTGGGGCCCGCCGACCGGCGAAGCGGCCGCGCGGATGCCGGAACTGCACGCGATCGGCGTCAACACCGTCCGCACCTGGGGCACCGACGGCACGACGCTGCCCCTGCTCGACGCGGCCGCGGCCAACGGGATCAAGGTCATCAGCGGGTTCTGGCTGCAACCCGGCGGCGGCCCGGGCAGTGGTGGCTGCGTCGACTACACCACGGACACGAACTACCAGGACTCGATGCTCACCGAGATCCGGAAGTGGGTCACCGCGTACCGGGCGCACCGCGGCGTGCTGCTGTGGAACGTCGGCAACGAATCCATCCTGGGGATGCAGAACTGCTACTCCGGCACCCAGCTGGAGCAGGAGCGGATCGCCTACGCCCGGTTCGTCGACCAGGCGGCGCAGGCGATCCACGCCATCGACCCGAACCACCCGGTCACCTCGACCGACGCCTGGACCGGCGCTTGGCCGTACTACCGGGCGTACGCGCCGAACCTCGACCTCTACGCGGTGAACTCCTACGCCCACGTCTGCCAGGTGAAGCAGGACTGGCTCGCGGGTGGCTACACGAAGCCGTATGTCATCACCGAAACGGGCCCGGCCGGCGAGTGGGAGGTGCCCAACGACGGCAACGGCGTCCCCGCGGAACCGACCGACCAGCAGAAACGCGACGGCTACACCAACGCCTGGAACTGCGTGCTGGCCCACCCCGGCGTGGCCCTCGGCGCCACGCTGTTCCACTACGGCACCGAAGGCGACTTCGGCGGCGTCTGGTTCAACATCACCACGGGCAACGAGAAGCGGCTGTCCTGGTACGCCGTCCGCCGGCTCTACAGTGGACAGACGGGCGGCAACACCCCGCCGGTGATCGCGTCGATGGACCTCACCCGGGCCACCGGCGTCCCGGCGGGCGGAACCTTCACGGTGACCGCCGCGGTGTCCGATCCGGACGGTGACCCGGTCACCTACACCATGGGCTACAACAGCAAGTACCTCAACAACGCCTCGGGGCTGATCCCGGCCCAGTTCACCGGGAACGGCACGTTCACCGTCACCGCGCCGCAGCAGCCGGGCGTCTGGAAGCTGTACCTGTACGCCCGGGACGGCCACGGCAACGTCGGCATCGAGACGCGTTCACTGCGGGTGCTCTGA
- a CDS encoding L-fucose/L-arabinose isomerase family protein, with amino-acid sequence MTLDRITPRRTRVGLVSGGLGAYWPQFPALLPRLQASARRVTERLSTLDCEVVDAGFVSDAQEGAAAAEKLRVAGCDLIVGFLTTYLTSNMLAPVAQRSGAPVLLLNLQPTEAMDHESFDTGAWLAYCGACPLPEMANAFRRLGVEFRSVSGYLEDSRAWTRIERWIKAAGVRATLRHGRHGLLGHLYPGMMDVATDPTLVSAQLGGHVEILEVDDLRVRVEQVTEAETKDRVELAREVFTVDESVVDEDFAWGARVSVALDRLVDDFSLDSLAYYHRGLDGETHERVGAGFILGASLLTARGIPAVGEYELRTSLAMLVMDRLGAGGSFTELQALNFRDRVVEMGHDGPAHLGISARKPLLRGLGVYHGKRGWGVSVEFDVKHGPVTLCGLGQRRDGTFTLVAAEGTVVPGPLLRIGNTTSRVDFGCDPGEWTDAWSASGIAHHWALGTGHRVAELTAVADLLGLELTVVRP; translated from the coding sequence ATGACGCTCGACCGGATCACCCCGCGCCGCACCCGGGTCGGCCTCGTCTCGGGCGGGCTCGGTGCGTACTGGCCGCAGTTCCCGGCGCTGCTGCCCCGGCTGCAGGCTTCGGCGCGGCGCGTCACCGAGCGGCTGTCCACTCTGGACTGCGAGGTGGTCGACGCCGGGTTCGTCTCGGACGCGCAGGAGGGCGCGGCCGCGGCGGAGAAGCTGCGGGTGGCCGGGTGCGACCTGATCGTCGGCTTCCTCACGACGTACCTGACCTCGAACATGCTGGCCCCGGTCGCGCAGCGCTCGGGCGCGCCGGTGCTGCTGCTGAACCTGCAGCCCACCGAGGCGATGGACCACGAGTCCTTCGACACCGGCGCGTGGCTGGCCTACTGCGGCGCCTGCCCGCTGCCGGAGATGGCCAATGCGTTCCGGCGCCTCGGCGTCGAGTTCCGCTCGGTGTCCGGGTACCTCGAGGACAGCCGGGCGTGGACGCGGATCGAGCGCTGGATCAAGGCCGCGGGTGTTCGTGCGACACTGCGCCACGGCCGCCACGGGCTGCTCGGGCACCTCTACCCGGGCATGATGGACGTCGCCACCGACCCGACGCTGGTGTCGGCCCAGCTCGGCGGGCACGTCGAGATCCTGGAGGTCGACGACCTGCGGGTGCGCGTGGAGCAGGTCACCGAGGCCGAAACGAAGGACCGCGTCGAGCTGGCCCGTGAAGTGTTCACTGTGGACGAGTCCGTAGTGGACGAAGACTTCGCCTGGGGCGCGCGGGTGTCCGTCGCCCTCGACCGGCTCGTCGACGACTTCTCGCTCGACTCCCTGGCCTACTACCACCGCGGTCTCGACGGTGAGACGCACGAGCGCGTCGGCGCCGGGTTCATCCTCGGCGCGTCCCTGCTCACCGCCCGTGGCATCCCGGCCGTCGGCGAGTACGAGCTGCGGACGTCACTGGCCATGCTGGTCATGGACCGCCTCGGCGCGGGCGGCTCGTTCACCGAGCTGCAGGCGCTGAACTTCCGCGACCGGGTGGTCGAGATGGGCCACGACGGGCCGGCCCACCTGGGCATCAGCGCCCGCAAGCCGCTGCTGCGCGGCCTCGGCGTCTACCACGGCAAGCGCGGCTGGGGCGTGTCGGTGGAGTTCGACGTCAAGCACGGGCCGGTGACGCTGTGCGGGCTCGGCCAGCGCCGCGACGGCACGTTCACGCTCGTCGCGGCGGAAGGCACGGTGGTGCCCGGGCCGCTGCTGCGGATCGGCAACACCACGTCCCGCGTCGACTTCGGCTGCGACCCGGGGGAGTGGACCGACGCCTGGTCCGCCAGCGGCATCGCGCACCACTGGGCGCTCGGCACCGGCCACCGCGTCGCCGAACTGACCGCGGTCGCGGACCTGCTCGGCCTGGAGCTGACGGTGGTGCGTCCGTGA
- a CDS encoding TIM-barrel domain-containing protein — translation MRTRTARTIRRACALAVAGSAVAAVSVATPAVAGPARQTVTAGNARFQVLSPTLIRTEYAGDGRFTDAATYNAVGRGSFTPTSYTSTVSGGVLTIKTSSTTLTYRLNSGPFDGGNLEIRTTAGATPVLAAPWHHLTCTAGARCEAEDLTADGVGVATDHSGYTGEGFLAGFESTGTSVTADVSTPTAGTYSLTARYANGQGGDGQHVTRTLSVSVDGGAAQKLTLPVTADWNTWGLASVALTLGAGHHSVRLERTAADSGNINLDGLAVLTAGAAFPPASARAITGCPAGVSCEAEAGLRSGSAVVATDHTGYAGRGFVAELNRGSTLTHRVSDVPADGSYLLHVRYANGTGGDGRHETRTAAVTANGVTRTLSLPVTDGWDAWASASVPVDLKAGANDVVLGCPEDTSCHVNLDTVAVTPAGATAPPPHLALGGYRRGLDGVNGDNGAPSTTEGLLHSDGWYLLDDTPSALYDTRTRAVTQRPSHGGSPYQDGYLFAFGHDYKAGLRDLATLTGPPQLLPRWAYGVWYSEYIDRTAADYRDTILPRFRSEGVPLDVLVTDTDFKAPDTWNGWQFDTAKFPDPAGFFAWSKAQGLHNNLNIHPSIMGSDPQFARAQATAKGKLAKSGCGSDCYVFDWGDPDQLKAYLDLHAGMMQQGNDFWWLDWCCDASRSSLPGVTPDAWINQQYADLAAPATGRGFVISRAYGSLQAGGYGGPTGLATGPWADKRSTLHFTGDTSSTWGTLRLEVGITPAESAATGMSAISHDIGGHNDTTGLRGSETYTSGGQQRQTVKLPDDLYARWVQLGTFQPIDRLHSNHSDRLPWQYGDAAKASATKFLNLRENLVPYTYTLAQEAATTGVPVVRPTYLEYPDEPAAYAAAQSEYFYGPDMLVAPVTSPGTSATTSVWFPPGQWTDYFTGKTYAGGTTQQVTSDLGTMPVFLRAGGIAVTRTADVTNDVQNPLNRATVTVAPGGAGTFSLYEDDGVSSSRSASTKITYSERAGAHTVTVAPAQGSYRVAPREWTVKFLGVAAAPSRVKVGNGWAPSSAWKWDAATKTLTVTAPARPGRAPVTVTY, via the coding sequence GTGCGGACCAGAACAGCGAGAACCATCCGGCGGGCCTGCGCGCTCGCCGTCGCCGGGAGTGCCGTCGCCGCGGTGAGCGTCGCGACGCCCGCCGTCGCCGGGCCGGCGCGGCAGACCGTCACCGCAGGCAACGCGCGCTTCCAGGTGCTGTCGCCGACCCTGATCCGCACCGAATACGCCGGCGACGGCCGCTTCACCGACGCCGCTACCTACAACGCCGTCGGCCGCGGCTCCTTCACTCCGACGTCGTACACCAGCACGGTCTCCGGTGGCGTCCTCACGATCAAGACCAGCTCGACAACGCTGACCTACCGGCTGAACTCCGGCCCGTTCGACGGCGGCAACCTCGAGATCCGCACCACCGCGGGCGCGACCCCGGTGCTCGCGGCCCCCTGGCACCACCTGACCTGCACGGCAGGCGCCCGCTGCGAGGCCGAAGACCTCACCGCCGACGGCGTCGGCGTCGCCACCGACCACTCGGGCTACACCGGCGAAGGCTTCCTCGCCGGGTTCGAGAGCACCGGCACCTCGGTGACCGCGGACGTCTCCACACCCACCGCGGGCACCTACTCGCTGACCGCCCGCTACGCCAACGGCCAGGGCGGCGACGGCCAGCACGTCACCCGCACCCTCAGCGTGAGCGTCGACGGCGGCGCGGCGCAGAAGCTCACCCTGCCCGTGACGGCCGACTGGAACACCTGGGGCCTGGCCTCCGTCGCGCTCACCCTCGGCGCGGGCCACCACAGCGTCCGCCTCGAACGGACCGCCGCCGATTCCGGGAACATCAACCTCGACGGCCTGGCCGTCCTGACCGCCGGTGCCGCCTTCCCGCCGGCCTCGGCGCGGGCGATCACCGGCTGCCCGGCCGGCGTGAGCTGCGAAGCCGAGGCCGGGCTGCGGTCGGGCTCCGCGGTCGTGGCGACCGACCACACCGGGTACGCCGGACGCGGGTTCGTCGCCGAGCTCAACCGCGGCTCGACGCTGACCCACCGCGTCTCGGACGTCCCGGCCGACGGCTCCTACCTGCTGCACGTCCGCTACGCCAACGGGACCGGCGGCGACGGCCGCCACGAAACGCGCACCGCCGCCGTCACCGCGAACGGCGTCACCCGCACGCTGAGCCTGCCGGTCACCGACGGCTGGGACGCGTGGGCGAGCGCGTCCGTGCCGGTGGACCTGAAGGCGGGCGCGAACGACGTCGTCCTCGGCTGCCCCGAGGACACCAGCTGCCACGTCAACCTCGACACCGTCGCCGTCACCCCGGCCGGCGCCACGGCGCCGCCACCGCACCTCGCGCTCGGCGGCTACCGGCGCGGCCTCGACGGCGTCAACGGCGACAACGGCGCGCCGTCGACCACCGAAGGGCTGCTCCACTCCGACGGCTGGTACCTGCTCGACGACACACCTTCCGCGCTGTACGACACGCGCACCCGCGCGGTGACGCAGCGGCCGTCCCACGGCGGCAGCCCCTACCAGGACGGCTACCTGTTCGCGTTCGGCCACGACTACAAGGCCGGGCTGCGCGACCTCGCGACGCTGACCGGGCCACCGCAGCTGCTGCCGCGCTGGGCCTACGGCGTCTGGTACTCCGAGTACATCGACCGCACCGCGGCCGACTACCGCGACACCATCCTGCCCCGGTTCCGCAGCGAGGGCGTCCCGCTGGACGTCCTGGTGACCGACACCGACTTCAAGGCACCGGACACCTGGAACGGCTGGCAGTTCGACACGGCCAAGTTCCCCGACCCGGCCGGCTTCTTCGCCTGGTCGAAGGCCCAGGGCCTGCACAACAACCTCAACATCCACCCCAGCATCATGGGTTCGGACCCGCAGTTCGCCCGCGCGCAGGCGACGGCGAAGGGCAAGCTGGCCAAGTCCGGCTGCGGCAGCGACTGCTACGTCTTCGACTGGGGCGACCCGGACCAGCTGAAGGCCTACCTCGACCTGCACGCCGGGATGATGCAGCAGGGCAACGACTTCTGGTGGCTCGACTGGTGCTGTGACGCCTCGCGGTCGAGCCTGCCCGGCGTGACGCCCGACGCGTGGATCAACCAGCAGTACGCCGACCTCGCGGCCCCCGCGACCGGCCGCGGGTTCGTCATCTCGCGGGCGTACGGCTCGCTGCAGGCGGGCGGCTACGGCGGCCCGACCGGGCTGGCGACGGGGCCGTGGGCCGACAAGCGCAGCACGCTGCACTTCACCGGCGACACGTCCTCCACCTGGGGAACGCTGCGGCTGGAGGTCGGCATCACCCCGGCGGAGTCGGCCGCGACCGGCATGTCGGCGATCAGCCACGACATCGGCGGCCACAACGACACCACGGGCCTGCGCGGCAGCGAGACCTACACCTCGGGCGGCCAGCAGCGCCAGACGGTCAAGCTGCCGGACGACCTGTACGCGCGCTGGGTCCAGCTCGGCACGTTCCAGCCGATCGACCGCCTGCACAGCAACCACAGCGACCGGCTGCCCTGGCAGTACGGCGACGCGGCGAAGGCGTCGGCGACGAAGTTCCTGAACCTGCGCGAGAACCTGGTGCCCTACACCTACACCCTGGCCCAGGAAGCCGCGACGACCGGCGTGCCGGTGGTCCGGCCGACGTACCTGGAGTACCCGGACGAGCCTGCCGCGTACGCGGCCGCCCAGAGCGAGTACTTCTACGGGCCGGACATGCTGGTGGCGCCGGTGACGTCCCCGGGCACATCGGCGACGACGTCGGTGTGGTTCCCGCCGGGGCAGTGGACGGACTACTTCACCGGCAAGACGTACGCGGGCGGGACGACCCAGCAGGTGACGTCCGACCTGGGGACCATGCCGGTGTTCCTGCGCGCGGGCGGCATCGCCGTCACCCGCACGGCCGATGTCACCAACGACGTGCAGAACCCGCTGAACCGGGCGACGGTCACGGTGGCGCCGGGCGGGGCGGGGACGTTCTCGCTGTACGAGGACGACGGTGTTTCGTCCTCGCGGTCGGCGTCGACGAAGATCACCTACAGCGAACGCGCCGGGGCCCACACGGTCACGGTCGCGCCCGCGCAGGGCTCCTACCGGGTGGCACCGCGCGAGTGGACCGTGAAGTTCCTCGGCGTCGCGGCGGCGCCGAGCCGGGTGAAGGTGGGCAACGGCTGGGCGCCGTCGTCGGCGTGGAAGTGGGATGCGGCGACGAAGACGCTGACGGTGACCGCACCGGCCCGGCCGGGACGAGCTCCGGTGACCGTCACGTATTGA
- a CDS encoding DUF1996 domain-containing protein — MATKAALLACTAATVLAGAFLTAATWSPAGADDLVTHHEFQVNCSPSHHQPDDPIVYPGLPGASHDHTFLGNKTTNAATTLQSLQNAGVGNTTCLAPDDLSAYWFPTVYNGNQVVLPNFAQVVYYKSGILDYTKVVPFPPGLRYVAGSVTATQDEFQHAPGAIEGWECGDSFHNWDIPVRCVDGSQLNIRYQAPSCWDGVHLDSADHKSHLAYPDRATLVCPADHPVAVPMLEFKMAFPVSGDMSGVHLASGRGYSWHYDFFNAWDPETLAALVKHCINGGLQCDPRGFDLYKPDRGTVLGPNYRLPGRP; from the coding sequence TTGGCAACGAAAGCCGCGCTCCTCGCCTGCACCGCCGCCACCGTGCTGGCAGGCGCCTTCCTGACCGCGGCCACCTGGTCGCCCGCCGGGGCCGACGACCTGGTGACCCACCACGAGTTCCAGGTCAACTGCTCCCCGAGCCACCACCAGCCGGACGACCCGATCGTCTACCCCGGGCTGCCCGGCGCGTCCCACGACCACACGTTCCTCGGCAACAAGACCACGAACGCGGCCACCACCCTGCAGTCGCTGCAGAACGCCGGCGTCGGCAACACGACCTGCCTGGCCCCGGACGACCTGTCCGCGTACTGGTTCCCGACGGTGTACAACGGGAACCAGGTGGTGCTGCCGAACTTCGCGCAGGTCGTCTACTACAAGTCCGGCATCCTCGACTACACGAAGGTGGTGCCGTTCCCGCCCGGCCTGCGGTACGTCGCCGGGAGCGTCACGGCGACGCAGGACGAGTTCCAGCACGCTCCCGGCGCCATCGAGGGCTGGGAGTGCGGTGACAGCTTCCACAACTGGGACATCCCGGTGCGGTGCGTCGACGGCAGCCAGCTCAACATCCGCTACCAGGCGCCGAGCTGCTGGGACGGCGTCCACCTCGATTCGGCCGACCACAAGAGCCACCTGGCCTACCCGGACCGGGCGACGCTGGTCTGCCCGGCCGACCACCCGGTGGCCGTGCCGATGCTGGAGTTCAAGATGGCGTTCCCGGTCAGCGGCGACATGTCCGGCGTGCACCTGGCCAGCGGACGCGGGTACTCGTGGCACTACGACTTCTTCAACGCGTGGGACCCCGAGACGCTGGCGGCGCTGGTGAAGCACTGCATCAACGGCGGCCTGCAGTGCGACCCGCGCGGGTTCGACCTGTACAAGCCCGACCGCGGCACCGTGCTCGGGCCGAACTACCGGCTGCCCGGACGGCCGTGA
- a CDS encoding LacI family DNA-binding transcriptional regulator: protein MTTQPPTLEDVARVAGVSRATVSRVVNSVRNVDPKLRETVERAIADTGYVPNRAARSLVTRRTGGVALVVSEPERHVEAFTGGVFGDPFFGRVVEGVVAHLRPHGLHPLLMLVDSDEERAKLVSKLRQEQVSGVLLISLHPAEDPLPHALTGAGIPTALFARPGRPAPVCYVDVAHQDGARLAAERLVARGCQRVATIAGPAGTPAGQDRLAGFRDAMARRGHAYVAVAEGDFTEHGGERAMELLLAEEPALDGLFVANDLMAYGALTVLREAGKRIPDDVAVVGFDDSRIALSCRPRLTTIRQPVEEMGAAMARMVLDRMADPGLRAESVIFEPELVVRDSA from the coding sequence GTGACGACGCAGCCGCCCACTCTGGAGGACGTCGCGCGGGTTGCCGGTGTTTCGCGCGCCACCGTGTCCCGTGTGGTGAACAGCGTGCGCAACGTCGACCCGAAGCTGCGGGAGACCGTCGAACGGGCCATCGCCGACACCGGGTACGTGCCGAACCGGGCGGCGCGGTCGCTGGTCACCCGGCGGACCGGCGGGGTCGCGCTGGTCGTGTCCGAACCGGAGCGGCACGTCGAGGCGTTCACCGGTGGCGTGTTCGGCGACCCGTTCTTCGGCCGGGTCGTCGAAGGCGTGGTCGCGCACCTGCGCCCGCACGGGCTGCACCCGCTGCTGATGCTCGTCGACAGCGACGAGGAGCGGGCGAAGCTGGTGTCGAAGCTGCGGCAGGAGCAGGTCAGCGGGGTGCTGCTGATCTCGCTGCACCCGGCCGAGGACCCGCTCCCGCACGCGCTGACCGGCGCGGGCATCCCCACGGCGTTGTTCGCGCGGCCGGGCCGTCCGGCGCCGGTCTGCTACGTCGACGTCGCCCACCAGGACGGCGCCCGGCTCGCGGCGGAGCGGCTCGTCGCGCGGGGCTGCCAGCGCGTCGCCACGATCGCCGGACCCGCGGGCACCCCGGCGGGGCAGGACCGGCTGGCCGGCTTCCGCGACGCGATGGCCCGCCGCGGCCACGCCTACGTCGCCGTCGCCGAGGGCGACTTCACCGAGCACGGCGGTGAGCGCGCGATGGAGCTCCTGCTCGCCGAGGAGCCCGCCCTGGACGGGCTCTTCGTGGCCAACGACCTGATGGCGTACGGCGCGCTGACGGTGTTGCGCGAAGCGGGCAAGCGCATCCCGGACGACGTGGCGGTCGTCGGCTTCGACGACAGCCGCATCGCGCTCAGCTGCCGCCCGCGGCTCACCACGATCCGCCAGCCGGTCGAGGAGATGGGCGCGGCGATGGCCCGGATGGTCCTGGACCGGATGGCCGACCCGGGCCTGCGCGCGGAGTCGGTGATCTTCGAGCCGGAGCTCGTGGTCCGCGACTCGGCCTGA
- a CDS encoding rhamnulokinase family protein — translation MAAVDLGASSGRVMAGTVGPSRLAVEEVRRFPNGGVRAGPALYWDILGLYRESLAGIREAGRLDGVGIDSWAVDYGLLDDRGALLGNPVHYRDSRTDGVPAKVAGLVSARSLYDVTGLQQLPFNTLYQLVSEGDRLEAASTVLLIPDLLNHWLTGSIGAERTNASTTQLYDVRARTWATSLASQVGIPPRLLPPLRDPGTVVGTADELAGLPVVAVGSHDTASAVVAVPASPGTNFAYISSGTWSLAGLELAAPELSDEALAANFTNEGGVDGTIRFLRNVMGLWVLSETLRTWSAPDLPGLLAAAAAAPPLAAVVDIDAPEFLPPGDMPSRIEAACRATGQRPPADRPAVVRCIVDSLALAHRRTIHEAARITGRQVDVIHLVGGGARNELLCQSTADACGVPVLAGPVEAAALGNVLVQARALGEDLPDLAAMRALVRETQQIRRYDPSGTGDWAAAEARLRG, via the coding sequence GTGGCGGCCGTCGACCTCGGCGCGTCCAGCGGGCGCGTGATGGCCGGGACGGTCGGGCCGTCGCGGCTGGCGGTGGAGGAGGTGCGGCGCTTCCCGAACGGCGGCGTCCGCGCGGGGCCGGCGCTGTACTGGGACATCCTGGGCCTCTACCGCGAGAGCCTGGCCGGGATCCGGGAGGCCGGGCGCCTGGACGGCGTCGGCATCGACTCCTGGGCGGTCGACTACGGGCTCCTCGACGACCGCGGCGCGCTGCTCGGCAACCCGGTCCACTACCGCGATTCCCGGACCGACGGCGTGCCGGCCAAGGTCGCCGGTCTCGTGTCCGCCCGCTCGCTCTACGACGTCACGGGACTGCAGCAGCTGCCGTTCAACACGCTCTACCAGCTGGTGTCCGAGGGCGACCGGCTCGAGGCGGCGTCGACCGTGCTCCTCATCCCCGACCTGCTGAACCACTGGCTCACCGGCTCGATCGGCGCCGAGCGGACGAACGCGTCGACGACCCAGCTGTACGACGTCCGCGCGCGGACCTGGGCCACTTCGCTGGCCTCGCAGGTCGGCATCCCGCCCCGGCTGCTGCCGCCGCTGCGCGACCCGGGCACGGTGGTGGGCACGGCGGACGAGCTGGCCGGCCTGCCGGTGGTGGCGGTGGGCTCGCACGACACGGCGTCGGCGGTGGTCGCGGTGCCCGCGTCGCCCGGGACGAACTTCGCCTACATCTCGTCGGGCACCTGGTCCCTCGCGGGCCTGGAGCTGGCGGCCCCGGAGCTGAGCGACGAGGCACTGGCGGCGAACTTCACGAACGAGGGCGGCGTCGACGGCACCATCCGCTTCCTGCGCAACGTGATGGGCCTGTGGGTGCTGTCGGAGACACTGCGCACGTGGTCGGCACCGGACCTGCCCGGCCTGCTGGCCGCGGCGGCCGCGGCACCCCCGCTGGCGGCGGTGGTCGACATCGACGCGCCGGAATTCCTGCCCCCCGGCGACATGCCGTCCCGGATCGAGGCAGCCTGCCGGGCGACGGGCCAGCGCCCGCCGGCCGACCGGCCGGCGGTGGTCCGCTGCATCGTGGACAGCCTGGCCTTGGCGCACCGCCGCACGATCCACGAGGCGGCCCGGATCACCGGCCGCCAGGTCGACGTCATCCACCTGGTGGGCGGCGGAGCCCGCAACGAACTGCTGTGCCAATCGACGGCGGACGCCTGCGGAGTCCCCGTCCTGGCGGGGCCGGTGGAGGCGGCGGCGCTGGGCAACGTGCTGGTCCAGGCCCGGGCACTGGGGGAGGACCTGCCGGACCTGGCGGCGATGCGGGCGCTGGTGCGCGAGACGCAGCAGATCCGCCGTTACGACCCATCGGGTACCGGCGACTGGGCGGCCGCCGAGGCCCGGCTGCGCGGTTGA